From Bacteroidota bacterium, the proteins below share one genomic window:
- a CDS encoding flavodoxin family protein, producing the protein MNKKVLVLSSSPRRGGNSDLLCDQFAKGAEEAGNRAEKVFLKDKKINYCTGCGTCTIAGRGCPQKDDMAEVLDKMISADVIVMAAPVYFYTMCAQMKTLIDRTCSRYTEITNKDFYFIVTAADNSKPAMERTLEGFRGFNSCLNGAEEKGVIYGTGAWKIGDIKRGDALKKAFEMGKTA; encoded by the coding sequence ATGAATAAGAAGGTATTAGTTCTATCCTCCAGCCCGCGAAGGGGTGGAAATTCAGATTTGTTATGTGATCAGTTTGCAAAAGGTGCCGAAGAGGCAGGAAACAGGGCTGAAAAGGTTTTTTTAAAGGATAAAAAAATCAATTATTGCACGGGATGTGGGACATGTACTATTGCAGGACGGGGATGTCCTCAGAAGGACGATATGGCTGAAGTCCTGGATAAGATGATTTCTGCGGATGTCATTGTGATGGCTGCACCTGTTTATTTTTATACCATGTGCGCTCAGATGAAAACCTTGATTGACAGAACCTGTTCGCGGTATACTGAAATCACTAATAAAGATTTTTATTTCATTGTAACCGCTGCGGATAATAGCAAACCGGCTATGGAGAGGACTTTGGAAGGATTCCGGGGATTTAATTCCTGCCTTAACGGAGCTGAAGAAAAAGGAGTGATTTATGGAACCGGTGCCTGGAAAATCGGCGACATCAAAAGGGGAGATGCATTGAAAAAGGCATTTGAAATGGGCAAAACAGCTTAA